The Glycine max cultivar Williams 82 chromosome 12, Glycine_max_v4.0, whole genome shotgun sequence genome window below encodes:
- the LOC100790588 gene encoding uncharacterized protein LOC100790588: MRSFSKNKFLLCFRPVVDIDCMIKSEVAPTCRFPRIPTSENHNVMKNSETKSVYFPHVSQKRRISRVIKAVFYETILNRRDHHKNRYIHDSFGPKYLTYGETKTLQSPLSTSSSSHGLASPSSSSRTSSQPKNVSSYYSTKEKRKEGGHGGGPLEKQTKFECFGIYLILISLAFTVFWGKLFGIILTSTLLYFFAVWDSSSPCQKRFPSCPRLRQSLQGKDTRNYHMLRNYYMTMVPINLHVTHNRDLHFIRKS, encoded by the exons ATGAGGAGCTTCTCAAAGAACAAGTTCCTCCTCTGTTTTCGTCCTGTGGTTGACATAGATTGCATGATAAAATCCGAAGTTGCTCCTACTTGTCGTTTTCCACGCATACCCACTTCAGAGAACCACAACGTGATGAAGAACTCCGAAACCAAGTCCGTATATTTTCCCCATGTTTCACAAAAACGAAGGATTTCTCGGGTGATCAAAGCTGTGTTCTACGAAACCATATTG AATAGAAGAGATCACCATAAAAATCGTTACATCCATGATTCTTTTGGTCCAAAGTATTTGACGTATGGAGAAACCAAAACCCTTCAATCGCCTTTGTCAACTTCATCTTCTTCACACGGTTTAGCTTCACCTTCTTCGAGCTCACGCACATCATCACAACCAAAGAACGTGTCAAGTTACTACTCCACcaaggaaaaaaggaaagaggGTGGTCATGGAGGAGGCCCACTAGAGAAGCAAACGAAGTTCGAGTGCTTTGGAATATACTTGATTCTCATAAGCTTAGCATTTACGGTGTTTTGGGGGAAGCTTTTTGGTATTATTTTGACCTCAACATTGCTCTACTTTTTCGCTGTTTGGGACTCAAGTTCTCCCTGCCAAAAGAGGTTTCCTAGCTGTCCAAGACTGAGACAAAGTCTACAAGGCAAGGATACTAGAAATTATCACATGCTTCGAAACTATTACATGACTATGGTTCCCATTAATCTTCACGTGACACATAATCGAGATTTACACTTCATAAgaaaaagttaa
- the LOC100776922 gene encoding cyanogenic beta-glucosidase, producing MKYMNLDAYRFSISWSRVLPKGKLSAGVNHEGVNYYNNLINELMANGLQPYVSLFHWDVPQALEDEYGGFLSPHIVVKHWITLNEPRSVSKNGYANGRFAPGRCSDWLKLNCTGSDSRIEPYLTLHYQLLAHAATAKLYKTKYQVLFILELL from the exons ATGAAGTATATGAATTTGGATGCTTATAGATTTTCCATTTCATGGTCTAGGGTACTACCGA AAGGAAAGCTTAGTGCAGGTGTAAACCATGAAGGAGTAAACTACTACAACAACCTCATCAATGAGCTCATGGCTAATG GTCTGCAACCATATGTGAGCCTTTTCCATTGGGACGTTCCCCAAGCCTTAGAGGATGAGTATGGTGGTTTTTTAAGTCCTCACATTGT GGTGAAACATTGGATTACTTTGAATGAACCGAGGAGTGTGAGCAAGAATGGCTATGCAAATGGCAGGTTTGCACCTGGTCGGTGTTCTGATTGGCTAAAACTGAATTGCACAGGCAGTGATTCCAGAATTGAGCCCTATTTGACTTTGCACTACCAACTTCTTGCTCATGCTGCAACAGCCAAACTGTATAAGACCAAGTATCAGGTCCTCTTTATTCTTGAGTTGCTTTAA